One region of Vallitalea okinawensis genomic DNA includes:
- a CDS encoding AraC family transcriptional regulator, which yields MINNLNPLTFYKYGQVLFENKSIEIKTIPLIMKKITNNTLFNLHVYSEDILLVPVEGVMLIYIQDTESRLHPFLLDKPIQLKAHTSFGVIPYQKDARLHFGIPENATHQFINLNEPVKPISINPEFQVLDVHTIFYQEKEKNFVFPGEKHSFWELTYVDRGQLSTEINDRQFLLGPGELIFYTPDQFHRQESVSDDLLSFMTITFDMDINDVTFLSNKAFRINHSLKELLEQILHEYTNHTFYSNDLILCYLKEFIIKLIRTTKFTNTEMQLDTHMQNNVENNVVIQAMDYIHNHIDKKITINAIASNIPISASYLSKIFKKHTGQTIVAYINDYKLKKSKELIRESSYNLTQISMILGFSSVHYFSKQFKKQFGVTPSRYSKSIKH from the coding sequence TTGATTAATAATTTGAATCCATTGACTTTTTATAAATACGGTCAAGTATTATTTGAAAATAAATCCATTGAGATAAAGACCATACCACTTATAATGAAAAAAATAACCAATAATACCCTTTTTAATTTACACGTTTATTCAGAAGATATACTATTAGTTCCAGTAGAGGGTGTTATGCTCATCTATATACAAGATACAGAGTCTCGACTTCACCCCTTCTTATTGGATAAACCCATTCAGCTAAAAGCTCATACTTCTTTTGGTGTTATTCCCTACCAAAAAGATGCTAGATTGCATTTCGGTATACCAGAGAATGCAACTCACCAATTCATTAATCTTAATGAACCTGTTAAACCTATAAGTATTAACCCTGAATTTCAGGTACTAGATGTTCATACGATTTTTTATCAAGAGAAAGAGAAGAATTTTGTTTTCCCTGGTGAAAAACATAGCTTTTGGGAATTGACTTATGTTGATCGAGGTCAACTTTCCACAGAGATAAATGATCGGCAATTTCTATTAGGACCAGGAGAATTGATTTTCTATACTCCCGATCAATTTCATCGTCAAGAAAGTGTTAGTGATGATCTTCTTTCCTTTATGACCATTACATTTGATATGGATATAAACGATGTTACCTTCTTAAGCAATAAGGCTTTTAGAATTAACCATTCTCTAAAAGAGCTTTTGGAACAAATTCTTCATGAATACACCAATCATACTTTTTATAGCAATGATCTCATCCTTTGCTATCTTAAAGAATTTATTATAAAACTCATAAGAACCACTAAATTCACGAATACCGAAATGCAATTGGATACTCACATGCAAAACAATGTCGAAAACAATGTAGTTATACAAGCCATGGATTATATCCACAATCATATTGACAAAAAGATTACTATTAATGCTATTGCTTCAAATATCCCTATTAGTGCCTCTTATTTATCAAAGATTTTTAAAAAACATACAGGTCAAACTATTGTGGCTTACATTAATGATTATAAATTAAAAAAGAGTAAGGAACTGATCCGTGAATCCAGTTATAACCTTACTCAAATATCCATGATATTAGGTTTTTCAAGTGTGCACTACTTCTCTAAGCAGTTCAAGAAACAATTTGGGGTAACACCATCACGTTATAGTAAATCGATAAAGCACTAA
- a CDS encoding GHMP family kinase ATP-binding protein → MEKINCSTPSRICLFGEHQDYLGLEVVASAINLRFKAEGAKNKEDIIRVHLSGESIDKVEEISLTEKITYRDNRDYIRSAINVLRRNGYPVEGYDIDMDSEIPIGKGMCSSTTMTVVFIKMLLELANHPHKNDPEKIAMLAFDAEVTEFKEPGGLMDHYSSAFGGLVHLTFDPDKTVVEPLDFKIPGSFILFDSLQDKDTTKVLASAKYPVLDALESLKGEGITSVRDFISNDENIKFLECLEPLHRRKLEANIDNYKVLLEGIKLLQADRFDEEAFGALLKRHHANLRDGLEISTPIIEEILETAYANGALGGKINGSGGGGCCYVYAKDEDCEDIVNAIEAKGYPAIILKQDTGVRCDS, encoded by the coding sequence ATGGAAAAGATTAATTGTTCTACACCTAGTCGTATTTGCTTATTTGGCGAGCATCAAGATTATTTGGGATTAGAAGTGGTGGCATCTGCAATAAACTTACGTTTTAAAGCTGAAGGTGCTAAAAATAAAGAAGATATTATACGTGTTCATTTATCCGGTGAAAGTATTGATAAAGTAGAAGAAATTTCATTAACAGAGAAAATTACTTATAGAGACAATAGGGATTACATAAGAAGTGCCATCAATGTGTTAAGAAGAAATGGATATCCTGTGGAGGGTTATGACATAGACATGGATTCTGAGATACCAATTGGTAAAGGCATGTGCTCATCTACGACGATGACAGTTGTATTTATCAAAATGTTACTTGAATTAGCTAATCATCCACATAAAAATGATCCAGAAAAGATAGCAATGTTAGCCTTTGATGCTGAAGTTACAGAGTTTAAAGAGCCAGGTGGTTTGATGGATCATTATAGTTCGGCTTTCGGTGGTCTTGTTCATTTGACATTTGACCCCGATAAGACAGTTGTCGAGCCATTAGATTTTAAGATTCCAGGTAGTTTTATATTATTTGACTCATTACAAGATAAGGATACAACCAAAGTATTAGCCAGCGCTAAATATCCTGTATTAGATGCACTTGAATCATTAAAAGGTGAAGGTATAACCAGTGTAAGAGATTTTATTAGTAATGATGAAAATATAAAGTTCTTAGAGTGCTTAGAGCCTTTACATAGGAGAAAACTAGAAGCGAATATTGATAACTATAAAGTGCTTCTTGAAGGTATAAAACTTTTACAAGCTGACAGATTCGATGAAGAAGCTTTTGGTGCATTATTAAAACGCCATCATGCTAATCTTAGAGATGGTTTAGAAATTTCCACACCTATAATAGAAGAAATATTAGAAACGGCCTATGCTAATGGAGCATTAGGTGGAAAGATCAATGGTTCTGGCGGCGGCGGTTGCTGCTATGTATATGCCAAAGATGAAGATTGCGAGGATATAGTAAATGCCATTGAAGCGAAAGGATATCCAGCAATTATTTTAAAGCAAGATACAGGCGTTAGATGTGACAGTTAG